One region of Flavobacterium pisciphilum genomic DNA includes:
- a CDS encoding SusC/RagA family TonB-linked outer membrane protein, translating to MKQILAVLGMIMLCSLGAVAQNRPLTGIVAADADNKGIVSATIKVKGKSISTITDSEGRFSMTIPEGKVSLTVSSIGFITKYIEVSENEKNITIVLSSSVEELKDVVITSFGVKKQKKSLGYAVGEIKGDDLTKTKEINLGNALQGKIAGVNVSAPVTGPSGSSRVVIRGATSASGLNQPLYVVDGIPIDNSQQGNANMWGGADKGDGMSSFNPDDIASMSVLKGSAASALYGYRGSNGVILITTKKGKAGKGIGVDFSTNSTFNTPVSLLKWQDQYGAGAPVGGVATRFGNLQELRDSYYFAWGDKYDGTPSLSLDGQTRPYQAYGKDNVDNFYRTGFSFSNTLAISGGNENTNFRLSFGNTKDESILPGTKFGRSNVALSLNSAVNEKISIETNAQYISEKSRNRPYLNDSPRNASFPTTFLTPGSDIRWLNNGYDANGGEADYFGANTYQTNPYFATQETLNEDLRKRFIGSAKVNYNITDKIYAKAVIGIDDINYEYTEIEPTGINYNPGGSFENRIENRTEVNASGYLGYKGDLGKDFSLDAFIGGNRQHNRFSGIKMKGNNFIVPFKYFYGNTMPDKTEKLYSESEVNSLFYSADLGYKNFLYLNVTGREDWFSTLNPANNSTFYPSVSTSFVYSELFTLPEWLSYGKIRAGWGNVGGALPDAYALALTYTAPDGQTEAQGQPILGVNGETVPNKFLKPYNVSTIEFGFENTFFNNRISTDLTFYQKRTTNDITDADISQSSGYRTTKINVGEIVNKGVEFAVNVKAVKTENFSWSVGYNFAYNNSEVVSLSDKINTKTLEGNRDSRASVVLEKGQPFGVIKAYDYLRDAKGNIVIGSDGKFMRGDLIIAGQGVAPTSMGLSNDFTYKNLTLSVFVDAKFGGEIYSATNQLGTRYGLSDKTLEGREGGIAVSGKDLLGNPVNENVSAYDYWRSYSDVTSNFVYDADFIKLRSVSLSYNLPKSYLAHSPFQSVSLAFSAHNLWTIYSKTPNIDPESNYSNSNAQGLERASMPLTRNYGVTLNVKF from the coding sequence ATGAAACAAATTTTAGCAGTGTTAGGGATGATAATGTTATGCAGTTTAGGGGCTGTGGCACAAAATCGACCATTAACAGGCATAGTAGCAGCAGATGCAGATAACAAAGGAATAGTTTCTGCAACTATTAAGGTAAAAGGAAAATCTATTAGTACTATAACCGATTCTGAGGGGCGTTTCTCTATGACAATTCCAGAAGGGAAAGTTAGTTTAACTGTATCTTCTATTGGATTTATTACAAAATATATTGAAGTTAGTGAGAATGAAAAGAATATCACTATAGTATTATCTTCAAGCGTAGAAGAGTTAAAAGATGTTGTGATTACTTCATTTGGAGTAAAAAAACAAAAGAAAAGCTTGGGATATGCAGTTGGAGAAATAAAAGGAGATGACCTAACAAAAACCAAAGAAATTAACCTTGGGAATGCACTTCAAGGGAAAATTGCAGGGGTAAATGTGTCTGCACCGGTTACAGGACCATCAGGATCTAGCCGTGTAGTAATTCGTGGGGCAACTTCGGCATCAGGACTTAACCAACCTTTGTATGTAGTAGACGGTATTCCTATTGATAATAGCCAACAAGGAAATGCTAATATGTGGGGTGGAGCAGATAAAGGAGACGGTATGTCTTCATTCAACCCAGATGATATTGCATCTATGTCAGTATTAAAAGGTAGTGCTGCATCGGCACTTTATGGATATAGAGGCTCAAATGGAGTTATCTTAATTACAACTAAAAAAGGTAAAGCAGGAAAAGGAATTGGAGTTGATTTTAGTACAAACTCTACATTTAATACTCCAGTAAGTCTTTTAAAATGGCAAGATCAATATGGAGCAGGAGCACCAGTAGGTGGCGTTGCAACAAGATTTGGCAATTTACAAGAACTTAGAGATAGTTACTACTTTGCTTGGGGAGATAAATATGATGGAACACCTTCTCTTTCTTTGGATGGGCAAACGCGACCTTACCAAGCTTATGGTAAAGACAATGTGGATAATTTTTATAGAACAGGATTTTCTTTCAGTAATACTTTGGCAATATCAGGAGGAAATGAGAATACAAATTTCAGATTGTCATTTGGTAATACTAAAGATGAGTCAATCTTACCTGGTACAAAATTCGGAAGAAGTAATGTTGCTTTAAGTTTGAATTCAGCTGTAAACGAAAAAATAAGTATTGAGACTAATGCACAATATATCTCTGAAAAAAGTCGTAACAGACCTTATTTAAATGATTCACCTAGAAATGCTTCATTTCCTACTACATTTTTAACTCCAGGAAGTGATATTAGATGGTTAAATAATGGATATGATGCAAATGGAGGTGAAGCAGATTATTTTGGAGCAAATACATACCAAACTAATCCATATTTTGCTACACAAGAAACATTAAATGAGGATCTTAGAAAACGTTTTATTGGTTCTGCCAAAGTAAATTATAACATTACAGATAAAATTTACGCTAAGGCAGTAATTGGTATTGATGATATTAATTATGAGTATACTGAAATTGAACCTACTGGAATTAATTATAATCCGGGTGGATCTTTTGAAAATAGAATTGAGAATCGTACAGAGGTAAACGCTTCTGGTTATTTAGGATATAAAGGAGATTTAGGTAAAGATTTTTCATTGGATGCTTTTATTGGAGGAAACCGTCAGCATAACAGATTTAGCGGTATCAAAATGAAAGGAAACAACTTTATTGTACCATTTAAATATTTTTATGGAAATACAATGCCTGATAAAACTGAGAAATTGTATTCTGAAAGTGAAGTAAACTCTCTTTTCTATTCTGCGGATTTAGGCTATAAAAACTTCTTATATTTAAATGTAACAGGTCGTGAAGATTGGTTCTCAACTTTAAATCCAGCAAATAACAGTACTTTTTATCCATCTGTAAGTACAAGTTTTGTTTATTCAGAGTTATTCACTTTACCAGAGTGGTTGTCATATGGTAAAATTAGAGCAGGTTGGGGTAACGTAGGGGGAGCATTACCAGATGCTTATGCATTAGCTTTAACTTATACTGCGCCAGATGGACAAACTGAAGCACAAGGGCAACCAATTCTTGGAGTTAATGGAGAAACAGTTCCAAATAAATTCTTGAAACCGTATAATGTAAGTACAATCGAATTTGGTTTCGAAAATACTTTCTTCAATAATAGAATTAGCACAGATTTGACTTTTTATCAAAAAAGAACAACTAATGATATTACTGATGCTGATATTTCACAATCTTCAGGTTATAGAACTACGAAAATTAACGTAGGAGAAATTGTAAATAAAGGAGTGGAGTTTGCAGTGAATGTAAAAGCTGTAAAAACGGAGAACTTCAGTTGGAGCGTTGGTTATAACTTTGCTTACAATAACAGTGAAGTAGTTAGTCTTTCTGATAAAATAAATACAAAAACATTAGAAGGGAATAGAGATTCAAGAGCATCAGTAGTTTTAGAAAAAGGACAACCATTTGGTGTAATCAAAGCATACGATTATTTGAGAGACGCTAAAGGAAACATCGTGATTGGTTCAGATGGTAAGTTTATGAGAGGTGATTTAATTATTGCTGGACAGGGAGTCGCTCCTACATCAATGGGACTTTCAAATGATTTTACATATAAAAACTTAACACTTTCTGTTTTTGTAGATGCTAAATTTGGAGGTGAAATCTATTCAGCTACAAACCAGTTAGGAACACGTTATGGATTATCAGATAAGACACTTGAAGGTCGTGAAGGAGGAATTGCAGTATCTGGTAAAGATCTTTTAGGAAATCCAGTAAATGAAAATGTTTCAGCTTACGATTATTGGAGAAGTTATAGCGATGTAACATCAAACTTTGTTTATGATGCAGACTTTATTAAACTTAGATCGGTATCTTTAAGTTATAACCTACCGAAATCATATTTAGCACATTCGCCATTTCAATCTGTTAGTTTGGCATTTTCTGCTCATAATTTATGGACAATTTATAGCAAAACACCAAATATTGACCCAGAGTCGAATTATTCTAATAGCAATGCGCAAGGACTTGAGAGAGCATCTATGCCTTTGACAAGAAACTATGGAGTAACTCTTAATGTCAAATTCTAA
- a CDS encoding SusD/RagB family nutrient-binding outer membrane lipoprotein gives MKNKYIKIFCIAIVSAMTLTACDNGFEELNKNPNALTDPAPKSMFTLAEIYIDGQDYSNTRGNNGYAAQIVQQFSSLGGPGSKYTYSSEYSGSLFGESYGKGLNQIFQLMSVLPDTPENSNMIQACRIMKVFMFQKLTDTYGEIPYFEAGKGYNGNVFAPRYDTQQAIYNDLLKELDEAGNALDASKPFVGAADLFYQSDVAKWKKFANSLMLRVAMRLSKVDPAKSKEFVEKAAAKGVFSSNDDSTVLKHDPSPQGVRTNPITSSWVRNDLNGGEANIKYSKTFIDLLKNTNDPRLRIYAKLEASGDNNPASQQGLANDAKEFPGGDKKLFSDPNTSTVLRLDAPTLIMSYAEVQFLLAEAAVKGWNVSGSAQQHYEDGVKAAMQVLTIFGDKVPAVSTSEYSNYITAYPFKTAGTEAQKIEQIITQKWIVLLFNGFEAFSEYRRTGYPVLVPVDDPLGETNGTIPRRLIYDQSELITNGANYKAAIQRQGLDLMTTRIWWDKQ, from the coding sequence ATGAAAAATAAATATATCAAAATATTTTGTATCGCAATTGTTAGTGCAATGACATTAACTGCATGCGATAACGGATTCGAAGAATTGAATAAGAATCCTAATGCTTTAACAGATCCAGCACCAAAATCAATGTTTACCCTTGCTGAGATTTATATCGACGGACAAGATTATTCTAACACAAGAGGGAACAATGGATATGCTGCTCAAATAGTACAACAATTTTCTTCATTAGGTGGACCAGGTTCAAAATATACATACTCATCAGAGTATTCAGGTTCTTTATTTGGAGAATCATATGGCAAGGGATTGAATCAGATTTTTCAGTTGATGTCAGTTTTACCAGACACTCCAGAAAATTCGAATATGATTCAGGCTTGTAGAATCATGAAAGTTTTTATGTTTCAGAAACTGACAGATACCTATGGAGAGATTCCATATTTTGAAGCTGGTAAAGGATATAACGGAAATGTTTTTGCTCCAAGATATGACACACAACAAGCTATTTACAATGATTTATTAAAAGAGTTGGATGAGGCTGGTAATGCATTAGATGCTAGTAAACCTTTTGTAGGTGCTGCCGATTTATTTTATCAAAGTGATGTAGCAAAATGGAAGAAGTTTGCAAACTCATTAATGTTAAGAGTAGCGATGCGTTTGTCTAAAGTAGATCCTGCAAAATCGAAAGAATTTGTTGAAAAAGCTGCTGCTAAAGGAGTTTTTAGCTCTAATGATGATAGTACAGTATTAAAACATGATCCAAGTCCACAAGGAGTTAGAACAAATCCTATTACATCTTCTTGGGTTAGAAATGACCTAAATGGAGGAGAAGCTAATATTAAATACAGTAAAACTTTTATAGATTTATTGAAAAATACTAATGATCCACGTTTAAGAATTTATGCAAAACTTGAAGCTTCAGGAGATAATAATCCTGCTAGTCAACAAGGACTTGCAAATGATGCAAAAGAATTCCCAGGTGGAGATAAAAAATTGTTCTCAGACCCAAATACTTCAACAGTATTGCGTTTAGATGCACCTACATTAATTATGTCTTATGCTGAAGTGCAATTTTTATTGGCAGAAGCAGCTGTAAAAGGATGGAATGTTTCAGGTTCAGCACAGCAACATTATGAAGATGGTGTAAAAGCAGCAATGCAAGTTTTAACTATTTTCGGAGATAAAGTACCTGCCGTTTCAACGTCAGAATATAGTAATTATATTACTGCTTATCCATTTAAAACTGCTGGTACAGAGGCACAAAAAATCGAACAAATTATAACTCAAAAATGGATTGTCTTATTGTTTAATGGTTTTGAGGCATTCTCAGAGTACAGAAGAACTGGATATCCTGTTTTAGTTCCTGTTGATGATCCTTTGGGAGAAACAAATGGTACAATTCCAAGAAGATTAATATACGATCAATCGGAATTGATAACAAATGGTGCTAATTATAAAGCAGCAATACAACGCCAAGGGTTGGATTTAATGACAACTAGAATTTGGTGGGATAAACAATAA
- a CDS encoding LacI family DNA-binding transcriptional regulator, with protein sequence MKKITIKDIATEAQVSISTVSFVINDKGEKMGISPAVIKKVQDVAEKLNYRPSMIATSLRTGKTRSIGLIVEDISNQFFADLARVIEDEAKRIDYRVFYCSTGGDDERSEELIHSLLQANVDGFIITPTEKLEKSIDLLLKLQKPVVLIDRYFPGQKVSHVVMDNYEGSHSATKFLLNKGRKNIAVVNTNSGMIQMKLREDGYRDALKEVGIYDDSLVLHMDYNSSEESKIADILDFVKKNPKIDAVLFLANYMGLAGLQAFRGLKFRIPEDISIISFDDHDSFRLHTPTISVIAQPIKDIAENAIKLLMSQMTGIKPFTVEGILKKGNLIIRESV encoded by the coding sequence ATGAAAAAGATTACTATTAAGGATATTGCCACAGAGGCGCAAGTGTCTATATCTACTGTATCTTTTGTCATTAATGATAAAGGCGAAAAAATGGGAATTAGTCCTGCAGTAATTAAAAAAGTGCAAGACGTTGCTGAAAAGCTTAATTATCGACCAAGCATGATTGCTACAAGTCTTAGAACAGGAAAGACTAGATCTATTGGACTTATTGTTGAAGATATATCGAATCAGTTCTTTGCTGATCTTGCCAGAGTTATTGAGGATGAAGCTAAGCGTATTGATTATAGAGTTTTTTATTGTAGTACGGGTGGTGACGATGAACGTTCTGAAGAATTAATTCATAGTCTTTTGCAGGCAAATGTTGATGGGTTTATAATTACGCCAACTGAAAAACTGGAAAAAAGTATTGACCTACTATTAAAATTACAAAAACCAGTTGTATTAATAGATAGGTATTTTCCAGGTCAAAAAGTGAGTCATGTTGTTATGGATAATTACGAAGGCTCACATTCAGCAACCAAATTTTTGCTAAATAAAGGCCGAAAGAATATTGCTGTAGTGAATACTAATTCAGGAATGATTCAGATGAAACTCAGAGAAGACGGATATAGAGACGCTTTAAAAGAAGTGGGGATTTATGACGATTCACTTGTGCTTCATATGGATTATAATAGTAGCGAGGAGAGCAAAATTGCTGATATATTAGATTTTGTTAAAAAGAACCCAAAGATTGATGCGGTTTTATTTTTGGCAAATTATATGGGGTTAGCAGGTCTTCAAGCTTTTAGAGGTTTGAAGTTTAGAATTCCAGAAGATATTTCGATTATTAGTTTTGATGATCATGATAGCTTTAGATTGCATACACCAACCATATCTGTAATTGCTCAGCCAATAAAAGACATAGCCGAAAATGCAATAAAATTATTAATGAGTCAAATGACAGGGATTAAGCCTTTTACTGTAGAGGGGATACTTAAAAAAGGAAATTTAATAATAAGAGAATCGGTGTAA
- a CDS encoding glycoside hydrolase family 97 protein — MKKIFFICFFIVVSNTFLNAQVLKSPNGNLTLMFSLNAAGTPIYSLNYKNKEVIKESKLGFVLRSDIMLNKGFEIVATKFQSENSNWNPVLGEQKVILNQYTELKAELIQDKSKRKISIYFRLFNDGLGFRYEFPVQDNLRHFIIQEETTEFNLTGDHKLFWIPGDYDTNEYSYTTSKISEMQSLVYDAIHVPLAAQAPIKNLATQTPLMIKTNEGLYINIHEAALKNYPAMCLNVDDKTYSLSSHLVPDALGNKGYIQTGSFTPWRTIVVSDQPKDILASKMILNLNEPCSFEDTSWIKPVKYIGVWWEYFTGGGSTWAYSNNQDVVIGTTDFSKLKPNNTHGANTKHVKEYIDFASANGFDAVLVEGWNEGWEDNTAFKKERIYSFSKAYPDFDVKELSDYASKKNVKIVMHHETTSSTAEYERQLNDALNFMVDNNYNAVKTGYVGPIIPRGEHHDGQVMVNHYTYVAREAAKHKIMVNSHEAVRPTGLNRTYPNWFAQESARGTEFESMEGIHPDHTTILPFTRLMGGPMDYTPGIFQGDLSVYGSKKNKLSTTLAKQLALYVTMYSPLQMAADLPENYLRFKDAFQFIKDVALDWDDTYVLEAEPGDYITIARKTKGKQEWFVGGITDENPRTAIIDFSFLPKGKSYEAIIYEDGKTADYKTNPQSYNIRKVVVNSKTKLKQKLAASGGVAISIK, encoded by the coding sequence ATGAAAAAAATATTCTTTATCTGTTTTTTTATTGTTGTTTCAAATACGTTTTTAAATGCACAAGTACTAAAATCTCCCAATGGAAATTTAACTTTAATGTTCTCTTTAAATGCAGCAGGAACTCCTATTTATTCTTTAAATTATAAGAATAAAGAAGTGATAAAAGAAAGTAAATTAGGCTTTGTTTTAAGATCAGATATAATGCTGAATAAGGGATTTGAAATTGTTGCTACCAAGTTCCAATCAGAAAACAGTAATTGGAACCCTGTCTTAGGTGAACAAAAAGTAATACTGAATCAATATACTGAATTAAAAGCAGAGCTGATTCAAGATAAAAGCAAGCGTAAAATATCGATTTATTTCCGTTTGTTTAATGATGGTTTGGGATTTAGATATGAATTTCCTGTTCAAGATAATTTGCGTCATTTTATTATTCAAGAGGAAACAACTGAATTTAATCTTACAGGGGATCATAAACTTTTTTGGATTCCGGGAGATTATGATACTAATGAGTATAGTTACACTACATCCAAAATATCGGAGATGCAATCTCTAGTATATGATGCAATTCACGTTCCTTTAGCTGCGCAAGCACCAATTAAAAATCTAGCAACACAAACTCCTTTAATGATAAAGACCAATGAAGGGCTTTATATAAATATTCATGAAGCAGCTTTGAAAAATTATCCTGCAATGTGTCTTAATGTTGATGATAAAACATATTCACTGAGTTCCCATCTTGTTCCTGATGCATTAGGAAACAAAGGATACATTCAAACAGGGAGTTTTACGCCTTGGCGAACTATTGTTGTGAGTGATCAACCAAAAGACATTTTGGCTTCAAAGATGATTTTAAATCTTAATGAGCCATGTAGTTTTGAAGATACTTCTTGGATTAAACCAGTTAAATATATTGGTGTTTGGTGGGAATATTTTACAGGAGGTGGATCGACTTGGGCCTATTCAAACAATCAAGATGTAGTTATTGGGACTACTGATTTTTCTAAATTAAAGCCTAATAACACGCATGGTGCTAATACTAAGCATGTAAAAGAATATATTGATTTTGCTTCAGCAAATGGCTTCGATGCTGTTTTGGTTGAAGGATGGAACGAAGGTTGGGAAGACAATACTGCCTTTAAGAAAGAACGCATTTACAGTTTCTCAAAAGCCTATCCTGACTTTGATGTAAAAGAGCTGAGTGATTATGCAAGTAAAAAGAATGTAAAAATCGTAATGCATCATGAGACCACTTCTTCGACTGCTGAATATGAACGTCAATTAAACGATGCATTAAACTTTATGGTAGATAATAATTATAATGCTGTAAAGACTGGATATGTTGGACCTATTATTCCAAGAGGAGAGCATCATGATGGGCAAGTAATGGTCAATCATTATACGTATGTGGCTCGTGAAGCTGCAAAACATAAAATTATGGTGAATTCACATGAGGCAGTTCGCCCTACTGGTTTGAATCGTACTTATCCTAACTGGTTTGCTCAAGAATCGGCTAGAGGAACTGAGTTTGAATCTATGGAAGGAATTCATCCAGATCATACTACAATTTTGCCTTTTACACGTTTAATGGGAGGTCCGATGGATTATACGCCAGGAATCTTTCAAGGTGATTTATCAGTATATGGATCCAAAAAAAATAAACTTAGCACAACACTTGCAAAGCAATTAGCATTATATGTTACGATGTATAGTCCGTTGCAAATGGCAGCCGATTTACCCGAAAACTACCTGCGTTTTAAAGATGCGTTTCAGTTTATTAAAGATGTGGCGCTAGATTGGGATGATACCTATGTTCTTGAAGCTGAACCAGGAGATTATATTACGATTGCAAGAAAAACGAAAGGAAAACAAGAATGGTTTGTTGGTGGAATTACAGATGAAAACCCACGTACTGCTATAATTGATTTTAGTTTTCTACCTAAAGGAAAATCGTATGAAGCAATTATTTATGAAGATGGAAAAACAGCTGATTATAAAACGAATCCACAATCATATAACATTCGTAAAGTTGTTGTAAACAGTAAAACGAAATTAAAACAAAAGTTGGCAGCCAGTGGAGGGGTTGCTATTTCTATAAAATAA
- a CDS encoding type I phosphomannose isomerase catalytic subunit translates to MSTKMYPLQFEPILKERIWGGEKLKTVLNKPIVSEITGESWELSTVEGDVSVVANGEHKGKSLTELIDELPNEILGTRVYNRFGNQFPLLFKYLDAREDLSIQVHPNDALAKERHNSFGKTEMWYVMQADPDARIIVGFKEDSSKDEYVEHLNNNTLISILDDVTVKAGDVFFLETGTVHAIGAGLVVAEIQQTSDITYRLYDFDRVDAQGNKRELHVDLALDAINYNKVDTYKKYETIKNESNVVVDCPYFTTNFIPLDGVFKVTRKGDTFTVYMCIEGAFEIRYENVIYQYKKGDTVLIPAGMEEFVLNGTASILEVFIS, encoded by the coding sequence ATGAGTACAAAAATGTATCCTTTACAATTTGAACCTATCTTGAAAGAAAGAATTTGGGGTGGCGAAAAATTAAAAACTGTTCTTAATAAACCTATCGTTTCTGAAATTACAGGAGAGAGTTGGGAATTATCTACTGTAGAAGGGGATGTAAGTGTTGTTGCAAATGGAGAGCACAAAGGAAAATCTTTAACGGAGTTAATAGATGAATTGCCAAATGAAATTTTAGGTACCCGTGTTTATAATCGATTTGGGAATCAATTTCCTTTGTTGTTTAAATATTTGGATGCACGTGAAGATTTATCCATACAAGTGCACCCTAATGATGCATTAGCTAAAGAGCGTCATAATTCTTTTGGTAAAACCGAAATGTGGTACGTAATGCAAGCAGATCCTGATGCTAGGATTATTGTAGGATTCAAAGAAGATTCGAGTAAAGACGAATATGTTGAGCATTTAAATAATAATACATTAATCTCTATTCTTGACGATGTAACAGTTAAAGCGGGTGACGTTTTCTTTTTAGAAACAGGAACAGTTCATGCTATTGGGGCAGGATTAGTTGTTGCCGAGATTCAGCAAACATCTGATATTACGTATCGTTTATATGACTTTGATAGAGTTGATGCACAAGGAAATAAAAGAGAATTGCATGTTGATTTGGCGTTGGATGCTATTAATTATAATAAAGTTGACACATACAAGAAATACGAAACAATTAAAAATGAGTCTAATGTAGTAGTAGATTGCCCTTATTTTACAACTAATTTTATTCCGTTAGATGGAGTTTTTAAAGTGACTAGAAAAGGAGATACTTTTACAGTATATATGTGCATTGAAGGGGCTTTTGAAATTAGATATGAAAATGTAATCTATCAATATAAAAAAGGAGATACTGTTTTAATTCCTGCTGGTATGGAAGAATTTGTATTAAATGGTACAGCATCTATTTTAGAAGTGTTTATATCATAG
- a CDS encoding beta-mannosidase, with protein MKCKKSFYWFVGICLANFSFAVSAQNIDIQKGWQYREIKTAKWYPATVPGEIHTDLLNNKLIPDPFYRDNEKKLEWIEKKDWEYKTTFQVTPATFNKKNTELVFDGLDTYATVYLNNQLVLKADNMFRQWRVDVKKIIKSGSNDLVIVFQSAQNVVDSLAKKDLPFVIPDNPRAYVRKAQYHFGWDWGPKFTTCGIWKIPRLEAYDKKAPEKPYVLNRKIELVQQPDSLGKSFYFKIDGKPVYMKGANYIPSDAFLSRVTKKEYEKVIGMAKDANMNMLRVWGGGIYEDDYFYDLCDKYGINVWQDFMFAGTMVPGDKAFFDNVKEEVQYQVKRLRHHPSIVLWCGNNEADEAFKNWGWQKSMKMSKQDSTRLWHDYVRLFQDSIPKWVKEVDNKRPYISSSPLFHWSKEKSLTEGDSHYWGTWWGLEDIEAVQKKTGRFVSEYGMQAMPNYSSIEKITLPEDRYLYSDILQAHQKAGKGFIKLDSYLNRYFIDSTKIKKMNVEDYTYLTQCLQYYSLKNIIGIHRSKAPYNMGTLVWQLNDCWPVASWSVTDYYDRQPKAAWYAMKEAYRDDVTPKIDLKRPIDLKLEDPKITWEVKGNKLTLKASKTAKYVYVSIKGYTGKWSDNYIDLESGEEKTISFEGKITKPEINVFSLYDVLNKYK; from the coding sequence ATGAAATGTAAAAAAAGCTTTTATTGGTTTGTCGGTATTTGTCTTGCAAATTTTTCTTTTGCAGTAAGTGCTCAAAATATTGATATACAAAAGGGGTGGCAATACCGCGAAATAAAAACTGCAAAATGGTATCCAGCTACAGTTCCAGGTGAAATACATACCGATTTGTTGAATAACAAATTAATACCAGATCCATTTTATAGAGACAATGAGAAAAAACTAGAATGGATAGAAAAGAAAGATTGGGAATATAAAACTACTTTTCAGGTAACACCAGCAACTTTTAATAAAAAAAATACAGAACTGGTTTTTGACGGATTAGATACCTATGCAACTGTCTACTTGAACAATCAACTGGTTTTAAAAGCAGATAATATGTTCCGTCAATGGCGAGTAGATGTGAAAAAAATCATCAAATCAGGAAGTAATGATTTGGTAATCGTTTTTCAATCGGCACAAAATGTTGTTGACTCATTAGCAAAAAAAGATTTACCATTTGTAATTCCAGATAATCCGCGTGCGTATGTACGTAAAGCGCAATACCATTTTGGATGGGATTGGGGACCAAAATTTACTACTTGTGGGATATGGAAAATACCACGATTGGAAGCTTACGATAAAAAAGCTCCTGAAAAACCATATGTACTTAATCGTAAGATTGAATTGGTACAACAACCTGATAGCCTAGGTAAATCATTCTATTTTAAAATAGATGGAAAACCAGTGTATATGAAAGGAGCTAATTATATTCCTTCGGATGCATTTCTTTCTAGAGTTACCAAAAAAGAGTACGAAAAGGTAATTGGTATGGCCAAGGATGCTAATATGAATATGCTGCGTGTTTGGGGTGGAGGAATTTATGAAGATGATTATTTTTATGATCTATGCGATAAATACGGTATTAATGTTTGGCAGGATTTTATGTTTGCCGGAACAATGGTACCAGGAGATAAAGCTTTTTTTGATAATGTAAAAGAAGAAGTTCAATACCAAGTAAAGCGCTTACGTCATCATCCAAGTATTGTTTTATGGTGTGGTAACAATGAAGCAGACGAAGCATTCAAGAATTGGGGATGGCAAAAAAGTATGAAAATGTCAAAACAAGATTCAACACGTTTGTGGCATGATTACGTTCGCTTGTTTCAGGATAGTATTCCAAAATGGGTAAAAGAAGTTGATAACAAACGCCCATATATAAGTTCTTCACCTTTATTTCACTGGTCAAAAGAAAAGAGCCTTACAGAAGGAGATAGCCATTATTGGGGAACTTGGTGGGGATTAGAAGATATCGAGGCTGTTCAGAAAAAAACGGGTCGTTTTGTTAGTGAGTACGGAATGCAAGCTATGCCGAATTATTCTTCGATTGAAAAAATTACTTTACCAGAAGATCGATACTTGTATTCAGATATTTTACAAGCGCACCAAAAAGCAGGGAAAGGGTTTATAAAATTAGATTCTTATCTAAATCGATATTTTATTGATTCGACAAAAATAAAAAAAATGAATGTTGAGGATTATACCTATCTCACTCAGTGTTTGCAATATTATTCGCTTAAAAATATTATCGGAATTCATCGTTCCAAAGCACCTTATAATATGGGAACATTGGTTTGGCAACTTAATGATTGTTGGCCAGTAGCAAGTTGGAGTGTTACTGATTATTATGATCGTCAGCCAAAAGCAGCTTGGTACGCAATGAAAGAAGCCTATCGTGATGATGTAACACCTAAAATAGACCTTAAACGTCCAATAGATTTAAAACTTGAAGATCCAAAAATTACTTGGGAAGTAAAAGGGAATAAATTGACTTTAAAAGCTTCAAAAACGGCTAAGTATGTTTATGTTTCTATAAAAGGATATACAGGAAAATGGAGTGATAATTATATTGACTTGGAGTCGGGAGAAGAAAAAACGATCTCTTTTGAAGGTAAAATAACCAAGCCAGAGATTAACGTTTTTTCTCTATATGATGTCTTGAATAAATACAAATAA